One Camelina sativa cultivar DH55 chromosome 3, Cs, whole genome shotgun sequence genomic window carries:
- the LOC104775109 gene encoding uncharacterized protein LOC104775109 codes for MVLDGLVSSPLRRQQCLKMQWEDLGSCSTVVQRHRYLLTALALLAFLCTIYLYFAVTLGARHSSCYGLTGKDKAICQLQHVQAISKGKLKFF; via the coding sequence ATGGTTCTTGATGGGCTTGTATCTTCACCATTAAGGAGACAACAGTGTCTAAAGATGCAGTGGGAAGATTTGGGTAGCTGCTCCACCGTTGTTCAGAGGCATCGATATCTCTTGACTGCATTGGCTCTTTTGGCATTCCTCTGCACTATTTATCTCTACTTTGCCGTCACTTTAGGCGCTAGGCACTCTTCCTGCTATGGCTTGACCGGTAAAGACAAGGCAATCTGTCAATTGCAACATGTTCAAGCTATCTCCAAAGGCAAACTTAAATTCTTCTAg
- the LOC104775073 gene encoding wall-associated receptor kinase-like 3 — protein MKTKTYCFLCIVVSFLPLLMNGSLAATPSTSNSSTPCNRTCGGISIPFPFGIGGKDCYLNNWYEVVCNTTTPGSSGTTVPFLSRMNREVVNISLSDGYEPHGLVHIKGPVTSLGCSSQGPQKSLSGLNVTGKGSPYFLTDENRLVAVGCGTKALMTDIESEILGCESSCEDSKNSKEVTNSICNGYRCCQARIPTDRLQAIGVKIESSNGTGGEGCKVAFFTKTRYFPSNVTEPEKFHADGYAVVELGWYFDTSDSRFRNPLGCKNLTRSNGSYTSLDSCLCGYGYFSGINYRNCHCNTGYTGNAYIRGGCIDIDECKGPNNCGEDTCENIVGTYGCKPKTTKPAKPAVFQGVLIGLLGLLFLVVGIFGLFKLIRKRRRIIRSMNFFKRNGGLLLKQQLTTTDGSVEMSKIFSSRELEKATDNFSINRVLGQGGQGTVYKGMLIDGRIVAVKRSKLVDEDKLEEFINEVVLLSQMNHRNIVKLLGCCLETEVPILVYEYIPNGDLYKRLHDESDDYTMTWEVRLRIAIETAGALTYMHSATSFPIFHRDIKTTNILLDEKYRAKVSDFGTSRSITIDQTHLTTLVAGTFGYMDPEYFMSSQYTHKSDVYSFGVVLVELITGEKPMSRVRSEEGRGLATDFLEAMKENRVVDIIDIRIKDEGKQAQVMAVAELARKCLNRKGKKRPNMREVSMELERIGTSPEGLDVHTEIEDEEEEELMEINQKDDF, from the exons aTGAAGACAAAGACTTACTGCTTCCTATGTATTGTAGTGTCATTCCTTCCTCTGCTCATGAATGGCTCATTAGCAGCAACACCTTCAACTAGTAATTCGTCAACTCCTTGTAACAGAACCTGTGGAGGAATCTCGATCCCGTTCCCGTTCGGAATCGGCGGGAAGGATTGCTACCTCAACAACTGGTACGAGGTTGTATGTAACACCACCACTCCCGGGTCTTCTGGAACAACTGTTCCATTCCTGTCTAGAATGAACAGGGAAGTGGTGAACATCTCTCTTTCAGATGGTTATGAACCACACGGACTGGTTCACATCAAAGGTCCTGTGACTTCGTTGGGTTGTTCTAGTCAAGGACCTCAAAAGTCGCTCTCGGGTTTGAATGTCACAGGCAAGGGCAGCCCATATTTCCTCACCGACGAGAACCGCCTTGTGGCTGTTGGTTGTGGTACAAAGGCGTTGATGACGGATATTGAATCAGAGATCTTGGGTTGTGAGTCGAGTTGTGAAGACAGCAAGAATAGTAAAGAAGTTACAAACTCGATTTGTAACGGTTACAGATGCTGCCAAGCAAGGATACCAACTGACCGTCTCCAAGCGATAGGTGTTAAGATAGAGAGCAGTAACGGTACAGGAGGAGAAGGATGCAAAGTTGCTTTTTTTACGAAAACGAGGTATTTTCCGTCAAATGTTACGGAGCCAGAAAAATTCCATGCCGATGGCTATGCGGTGGTAGAGCTAGGGTGGTACTTTGATACTTCAGATTCTCGCTTTAGGAACCCCTTGGGTTGCAAAAATCTGACTCGTTCTAATGGATCTTACACCTCGTTGGACAGCTGCCTTTGCGGATACGGATACTTTTCAGGGATCAATTATAGGAACTGTCATTGCAACACTGGCTACACAGGAAACGCATACATACGAGGCGGATGCATAG ACATTGATGAATGCAAAGGACCCAATAACTGTGGAGAAGACACTTGTGAGAACATTGTTGGTACGTACGGGTGCAAGCCAAAGACAACCAAGCCAGCCAAACCCGCTGTTTTTCAAG GGGTCCTTATAGGTTTGTTGGGACTTCTGTTTTTGGTTGTTGGTATTTTCGGGTTGTTCAAACTCATTAGAAAGCGAAGGAGGATCATCCGTAGCATGAATTTCTTCAAACGTAATGGAGGATTGTTGTTGAAACAACAGCTGACAACAACGGACGGTAGTGTTGAAATGTCAAAAATATTCAGCTCAAGAGAGTTGGAGAAAGCCACTGATAACTTCAGCATTAATAGGGTGCTTGGCCAAGGCGGTCAAGGCACTGTGTACAAGGGAATGCtgatagatgggaggattgttgCGGTTAAAAGATCAAAACTAGTGGACGAGGACAAATTGGAAGAGTTTATCAATGAGGTCGTTCTTCTCTCACAAATGAATCACCGCAACATAGTCAAACTTTTGGGATGTTGCTTGGAGACAGAAGTTCCAATCTTAGTGTACGAATATATACCCAATGGAGACTTGTACAAACGGCTTCATGATGAATCTGATGATTACACGATGACTTGGGAAGTGCGGCTTCGCATAGCCATAGAGACGGCAGGCGCTCTTACATACATGCACTCAGCTACATCGTTTCCAATATTCCACAGAGATATCAAGACTACCAATATACTATTGGATGAGAAATACAGAGCAAAGGTGTCTGATTTCGGAACTTCAAGATCCATAACTATTGATCAAACGCACTTGACAACATTAGTTGCGGGAACATTCGGGTACATGGATCCAGAGTACTTTATGTCGAGCCAATACACTCACAAAAGCGATGTTTACAGTTTCGGGGTTGTGTTGGTGGAGCTCATAACGGGAGAAAAACCAATGTCACGTGTCCGGTCTGAAGAAGGCAGAGGTTTGGCAACTGATTTCCTCGAAGCAATGAAAGAGAACAGAGTTGTTGACATAATTGATATTCGGATCAAAGACGAAGGCAAGCAGGCGCAAGTAATGGCGGTAGCAGAACTCGCCCGAAAATGTCTTAACCGGAAAGGGAAGAAGCGGCCAAACATGAGAGAGGTTTCAATGGAGCTAGAAAGGATTGGTACATCACCTGAAGGTTTAGATGTCCACACCGAAATCGAAgacgaagaggaggaggaactcATGGAAATCAACCAAAAAGATGATTTTTAA
- the LOC104775094 gene encoding LOW QUALITY PROTEIN: wall-associated receptor kinase-like 5 (The sequence of the model RefSeq protein was modified relative to this genomic sequence to represent the inferred CDS: inserted 2 bases in 2 codons), giving the protein MKTQNYRFLCIVVYVLTLFMNGSSAATPTPPNSNNASASCNRSCGGISIPFPFGIGGKDCYLNSWYEVICNSATTSESNTTTVPFLSMINREVVSISLPDYEPHGVVHIKGPVTSLGCSSNTSQGSQKSLPDLNFTGRGSPYFLTDENRLFAVRCSTKALVTDTESEILGCESSCEDSKSSQQVSTSTCDGYXCCQARIPVERPQVLGVNIEATVGEGCKVDFLSSKRYSHXNVTEPEQFHAGAYAVVELGWYFDTSDPRFRSPFGCINLTYHRSYSSSDSCLCEYGYFSEMSYRNCYCSLGFTGNPYLRGGCIDNDDCKGPNVCEEGTCVSVPGGYRCELDPEIIKPARSLVLQGVLIGLLGLLFLFVGILGLVILIRKRRRVISSRKFFRRNGGLLLKQQLTTTNDGNVEMSRIFSSEELKKATNNFSVKRVLGKGSQGTVYKGMLVDGKIIAVKRSKVVDEDKLEKFINEIILLSQINHRNIVKLLGFCLETEVPILVYEYVPNGDMFKRLHDESEDYAMTWEVRLRIAIEIAGALSYMHSAATFPIYHRDIKTTNILLDEKYGAKVSDFGTSRSVTIDQTHLTTLVAGTFGYMDPEYFLSSQYTDKSDVYSFGVVLVELITGEKPLSQIRAEEGRGLATHFLEAMKENRVIDIIDIRIKDESNLNQLMAVAKLARKCLSRKGSKRPNMREASSELERIRSSPGDLEAHFENDDEEDQPVEINRG; this is encoded by the exons atgaaGACACAAAATTACCGGTTTTTATGTATTGTAGTGTATGTCTTAACTTTGTTCATGAATGGCTCATCAGCAGCAACACCTACACCTCCAAACAGTAATAATGCTTCGGCTTCTTGTAATAGAAGCTGTGGAGGAATCTCGATTCCGTTCCCATTCGGTATCGGCGGGAAGGATTGTTATCTCAACAGCTGGTACGAGGTCATCTGCAACAGTGCAACCACTTCTGAGTCTAACACAACTACTGTTCCGTTCCTCTCTATGATCAACCGGGAAGTGGTGAGCATCTCTCTTCCAGATTATGAACCACACGGTGTGGTTCACATCAAAGGTCCTGTGACTTCGTTGGGTTGTTCAAGTAATACTAGCCAAGGATCCCAAAAGTCGCTACCAGATTTGAACTTCACAGGCAGGGGAAGCCCATATTTTCTAACAGACGAGAATCGCCTTTTCGCGGTTCGTTGCAGTACAAAGGCGTTGGTGACGGATACTGAATCAGAGATCTTGGGTTGTGAATCGAGCTGTGAAGACAGCAAGAGTAGTCAACAAGTATCAACCTCAACATGTGACGGTT AATGTTGCCAGGCGAGGATACCGGTGGAGCGTCCGCAAGTGCTAGGTGTCAATATAGAGGCCACAGTAGGAGAAGGGTGCAAGGTTGATTTCTTGTCCAGCAAGAGGTATTCGC CAAATGTTACCGAACCAGAACAGTTCCATGCTGGTGCCTACGCGGTGGTAGAGTTAGGTTGGTACTTCGATACTTCGGATCCACGCTTTAGAAGCCCCTTCGGTTGCATAAATTTAACATATCACAGATCTTACTCATCCAGTGATAGTTGTCTTTGTGAGTATGGTTACTTTTCCGAGATGAGTTATAGAAACTGCTATTGCTCCCTTGGCTTCACAGGAAACCCATACCTTCGAGGGGGTTGCATAG ACAATGATGATTGCAAAGGACCCAATGTCTGTGAAGAAGGCACTTGTGTTTCCGTTCCAGGAGGCTACAGATGCGAGCTCGATCCCGAGATAATCAAGCCGGCCAGATCCCTCGTGCTACAAG GGGTTCTTATAGGTCTGTTGGGACTactgtttttatttgttgggaTACTCGGGTTGGTCATACTTATAAGAAAGCGAAGGAGGGTCATCAGTAGCAGGAAGTTCTTCAGACGTAATGGAGGCTTGTTGTTAAAACAACAACTAACTACTACAAATGACGGTAATGTAGAGATGTCGAGGATATTTAGCTCAGAAGAGTTGAAGAAAGCCACCAATAACTTTAGCGTGAAGAGGGTGCTTGGGAAAGGCAGCCAAGGAACTGTGTATAAAGGCATGCTGGTTGATGGAAAGATCATTGCGGTTAAAAGATCCAAAGTTGTTGATGAAGATAAGCTGGAAAAGTTCATCAATGAGATCATCCTTCTTTCACAGATTAACCATAGGAATATTGTGAAGCTCTTGGGATTTTGCCTGGAAACAGAGGTTCCAATCTTGGTTTATGAATACGTTCCCAACGGAGATATGTTCAAGCGCCTTCATGATGAATCCGAGGATTATGCGATGACTTGGGAAGTGCGTCTTCGCATAGCCATAGAGATCGCAGGAGCTCTTTCATACATGCACTCAGCTGCAACCTTTCCAATATACCACAGAGATATCAAGACTACCAATATCCTACTGGATGAAAAATACGGAGCTAAGGTTTCTGATTTCGGAACTTCAAGATCAGTAACCATTGATCAAACTCATCTGACAACACTGGTTGCAGGAACGTTTGGGTACATGGATCCAGAGTACTTCCTATCAAGCCAATATACTGACAAGAGTGATGTTTACAGTTTCGGGGTTGTCCTGGTAGAGCTCATAACCGGAGAAAAACCGTTGTCCCAAATCCGTGCTGAGGAAGGAAGGGGGTTGGCAACTCATTTCCTCGAGGCCATGAAAGAAAACAGAGTGATTGACATCATTGATATTCGGATCAAAGATGAAAGCAACCTTAACCAACTGATGGCAGTGGCAAAACTTGCTCGAAAGTGTCTTAGCCGGAAAGGAAGTAAAAGACCAAACATGAGAGAGGCTTCAAGTGAGCTGGAGAGGATCCGTTCATCACCTGGAGATTTAGAAGCCCATTTTGAAAACGATGATGAAGAGGATCAACCCGTGGAGATCAACAGAGGATGA
- the LOC104775060 gene encoding wall-associated receptor kinase-like 4 translates to MNKKNITMKTETHKLLCILLVISVLLSLFINGVSSARKPPDLCNRVCGDLSIPFPFGIGAKDCYLNPWYEVACKNSVPFLSRINRELVKISFPHHLGDGVVHIKGPVTSSGCSSGPSQHPPLNIAGQGSPFFFTDKNLLMVVGCNVKAVMTNVKSQIIGCESSCDKKNSSSSQRTRNDICNGYKCCQTRIPEGEMQVIGVNLEIPEDRNTTEEGCKVAFLTSNKYSSFNVTEPEKFHGDGYAVVELGWYFDTSDPRVLNPIGCTNVSDPSQGGGYGVESSCVCWYGYFSGFSYRSCFCNSMGYTGNPFLPGGCVDIDECKLEEGRKRCKDQTCVNRPGWFECEPKKPEQLKPVIQGVLIGSALLIFAFGIFGLYKFIKQRRRIIRKREFFRRNGGMLLKQQLARKEGNVEMSKIFSSNELEKATDNFNKNRVLGQGGQGTVYKGMLVDGRIVAVKRSKAMDEDKVEEFINEVVVLAQINHRNIVKLLGCCLETEVPVLVYEFVPNGDLCKRLRDESDDYTMTWEVRLHVAIEIAGALSYLHSAASFPIYHRDIKTTNILLDEKYQAKVSDFGTSRSVTLDQTHLTTQVAGTFGYVDPEYFQSSKFTDKSDVYSFGVVLVELITGEKPSSRVQSEQNRGFAAQFVAAVKEDRVLDLVDDRIKDECNLDQVMAVAKLAKRCLNRKGKKRPNMREVSLELERVRSSPYDSEIRNEDDDDEEDQAMELNFDDTWDVGMTTAPASMFNNGSSTSDVEPLVPPRTW, encoded by the exons ATGAACAAGAAAAACATCACTATGAAGACAGAGACTCACAAACTCCTCTGTATTCTACTAGTTATCTCTGTTCTACTATCTCTGTTCATCAATGGCGTCTCATCCGCAAGAAAACCTCCAGATCTTTGTAACAGAGTCTGCGGAGACTTGTCAATTCCTTTCCCGTTCGGTATTGGTGCGAAAGATTGCTATCTTAACCCGTGGTACGAGGTTGCCTGCAAAAACTCTGTTCCGTTTCTCTCAAGAATCAATAGAGAATTGGTGAAAATCTCTTTTCCACACCATTTGGGAGATGGAGTAGTTCACATCAAAGGTCCCGTAACTTCGTCCGGTTGCTCATCTGGACCATCTCAGCATCCGCCTTTAAACATTGCCGGCCAAGGCAGCCCCTTTTTTTTCACTGACAAGAACCTCCTCATGGTTGTTGGTTGCAACGTCAAGGCCGTTATGACGAATGTCAAATCTCAGATCATCGGTTGCGAGTCAAGTTGTGACAAGAAAAACAGTAGCAGCAGCCAAAGAACAAGAAACGATATATGCAATGGTTATAAATGTTGTCAGACGAGGATACCAGAAGGGGAGATGCAAGTAATTGGAGTCAATTTAGAGATCCCTGAAGATCGCAACACAACAGAAGAAGGATGCAAAGTTGCTTTTTTGACGAGCAACAAGTATTCTAGTTTCAATGTTACAGAGCCAGAAAAGTTTCATGGTGACGGATACGCGGTGGTCGAGCTTGGATGGTACTTTGATACTTCGGATCCCCGTGTTTTAAACCCCATAGGTTGTACAAATGTGTCAGATCCATCACAAGGTGGCGGGTACGGTGTCGAGTCGAGTTGCGTGTGCTGGTATGGCTATTTCTCTGGATTCAGCTATAGGAGTTGCTTTTGTAACTCGATGGGTTACACAGGGAATCCATTCCTTCCAGGTGGATGTGTAG ATATTGATGAGTGTAAACTCGAAGAAGGACGCAAAAGGTGTAAAGACCAAACTTGTGTGAATAGGCCCGGTTGGTTTGAGTGTGAGCCAAAGAAACCAGAACAGCTCAAACCAGTGATTCAAG GTGTTCTTATAGGTTCAGCACTATTGATTTTTGCCTTCGGAATTTTCGGGTTGTACAAGTTCATTAAGCAGCGACGGAGGATAATTCGGAAGAGAGAGTTCTTCAGACGTAATGGAGGTATGTTGTTAAAACAACAGTTAGCTAGAAAAGAAGGCAATGTAGAGATGTCAAAGATATTTAGCTCCAATGAGTTGGAGAAAGCTACTGATAACTTTAACAAGAATAGGGTTCTTGGGCAAGGAGGTCAAGGTACTGTTTACAAAGGTATGCTCGTTGATGGTAGAATCGTTGCAGTGAAAAGGTCGAAAGCCATGGATGAAGACAAGGTAGAAGAGTTTATCAATGAAGTTGTTGTTCTAGCACAAATCAATCACAGAAACATTGTTAAACTCTTGGGATGTTGTCTTGAGACAGAAGTTCCAGTCCTCGTTTACGAGTTTGTTCCAAACGGAGACTTATGCAAGCGTCTTCGAGATGAATCTGATGATTACACAATGACATGGGAAGTGCGCCTTCACGTTGCAATAGAGATCGCAGGAGCACTTTCGTACCTACACTCAGCTGCCTCATTTCCAATATACCATAGAGATATCAAGACTACCAATATACTACTAGATGAGAAATATCAGGCTAAGGTGTCGGATTTTGGAACTTCAAGATCAGTAACCTTAGATCAAACTCACTTGACAACTCAAGTTGCAGGTACTTTTGGGTACGTGGATCCGGAGTACTTTCAATCAAGCAAGTTTACGGATAAAAGTGATGTGTACAGTTTTGGAGTTGTCCTCGTGGAGCTCATTACCGGGGAAAAGCCGTCCTCCCGTGTCCAGTCTGAACAAAACAGGGGTTTTGCAGCTCAATTTGTGGCAGCCGTGAAAGAGGACAGAGTTCTTGACCTAGTAGATGATCGGATCAAAGATGAATGCAACCTGGACCAAGTGATGGCAGTGGCAAAACTCGCTAAGAGATGTTTAAAccgaaaaggaaagaaaaggcCTAACATGAGAGAAGTTTCGCTTGAGCTGGAGAGGGTTCGTTCATCACCTTATGATTCAGAGATTCGtaatgaagacgatgatgatgaggaggatcAAGCCATGGAACTTAACTTTGACGACACTTGGGATGTTGGTATGACGACTGCTCCAGCCTCTATGTTTAATAATGGATCCTCCACATCTGATGTTGAGCCTCTGGTTCCTCCACGAACGTGGTGA
- the LOC104775123 gene encoding probable serine incorporator gives MFAASCLASCCAACACDACRTVVSGISRRSARIAYCGLFALSLIVSWILREVAAPLMEKLPWINHFHKTPDREWFETDAVLRVSLGNFLFFAILSVMMIGVKTQKDPRDGIHHGGWMMKIISWCILVILMFFLPNEIISFYESMSKFGAGFFLLVQVVLLLDFVHGWNDTWVGYDEQFWYAALLVVSLVCYLATFVFSGLLFHWFTPSGHDCGLNTFFILMTLIFVFVFAVVVLHPAVGGSILPASVISLYCMYLCYSGLASEPRDYECNGLHKHSKAVSTGTMTIGLLTTVLSVVYSAVRAGSSTTLLSPPDSPRAEKPLLPLDGKADEKEEKECKKPVSYSYAFFHIIFSLASMYSAMLLTGWSTSVGESGKLVDVGWPSVWVRVVTSWATAGLFIWSLIAPILFPDREF, from the exons atgtttGCAGCTTCTTGTCTCGCATCGTGTTGTGCTGCTTGTGCTTGCGATGCTTGCCGTACTGTGGTTTCTGGTATCAGCAGACGTTCCGCAAGGATTGCTTACTGTGGTCTCTTTGCTCTTTCCTTAATCGTTTCATGGATTCTCCGTGAGGTTGCTGCTCCTCTCATGGAGAAGCTCCCTT GGATTAACCATTTTCACAAGACACCTGATCGTGAATGGTTTGAGACTGATGCTGTGTTGCGTGTCAGCTTAGGGAATTTCTTATTTTTCGCTATTCTGTCCGTTATGATGATCGGTGTTAAAACTCAGAAAGACCCTCGTGATGGTATCCACCATGGTGGTTGGATGATGAAAATTATCTCTTGGTGCATTTTGGTCATCTTGATGTTCTTCCTTCCTAATGAAATCATCAGTTTCTATg AATCCATGTCAAAGTTTGGTGCTggattctttcttcttgttcaagTTGTGCTTCTTTTGGATTTCGTTCATGGTTGGAATGACACATGGGTTGGCTATGACGAGCAGTTCTG GTATGCTGCGTTACTCGTTGTTTCCCTTGTATGCTACTTGGCTACATTCGTCTTCTCTGGGCTTCTCTTCCATTGGTTTACTCCGTCTGGACATGATTGTGGACTCAACACCTTCTTCATTCTCATGACTCTGATATTTGTATTCGTCTTTGCTGTTGTGGTTTTGCATCCCGCT GTCGGTGGAAGTATTTTACCAGCATCGGTTATATCTCTCTATTGCATGTACCTCTGTTACAGCGGACTTGCAAGTGAACCCCGCGACTACGAGTGCAATGGTCTCCACAAACACTCCAAAGCTGTTTCAACAGGCACAATGACCATTGGGTTACTCACAACTGTTCTCTCTGTTGTATATTCCGCTGTTCGTGCTGGTTCTTCAACTACTCTTCTCTCTCCTCCTGATTCTCCCCGCGCAG AGAAGCCTCTGCTTCCGTTAGACGGGAAAGCAGAtgagaaggaagagaaagagtgTAAGAAACCAGTGTCATACTCATACGCATTCTtccacatcatcttctctctcgCTAGCATGTACTCTGCGATGCTGTTAACCGGCTGGTCAACTTCAGTGGGTGAAAGTGGTAAGCTGGTAGATGTCGGGTGGCCTTCTGTGTGGGTCCGTGTAGTGACTAGCTGGGCAACTGCTGGTCTCTTCATCTGGTCACTTATTGCTCCGATTCTCTTCCCCGACCGTGAGTTCTGA